Genomic segment of Oceanimonas sp. GK1:
GTTGCCGAGCCGGCATCGCAGGCCAGCTGAAACCCGCCAATGCCCTTGAGCGCCAGCACTCGACCTTGCTTCAGCCAGGTGGCACATTGCGCCAGCAGGCTCGCCGCGGCCCCTCGAATATGCTGCCCTTCGGCACCTTGCAGCCACAAATGCGGACCGCAAACGGCACAGGCCACGGGCTCGGCATGAAAACGCCGGTTGCCGGGATCGCCATACTCTTCATCACAGGCAGTGCACAGGGCAAACGCCGCCATGGCGGTATGGGCCCTGTCCCAGGGCAGGGCCCGCACGATGGAATAGCGGGGGCCACAATTCGTGCAGTTGATAAAGGGATAACCATGGCGCCGGTCAGTGACGTCGTTGAGCTCTGCCAGACACGCCGGACAAGGCGCCAGATCCGGCGGGATCCGGGCGCCCTGTCCCTTCGTCTGGCTGTTCACCACCCCAAACTCACGGGGCACGGACACCCAGTGAAAGGGCTCGGTATCGATACGCTCAATGCGGGCATGAGGCGGGCATTCGGCCCGCAACCGCCGGCAAAATGCCGCCACCGTGGGCTCATCGGCGGCCAGCCGGATTTGCACTCCGGCGCCGATATTGCCGACCTCCCCCACCAGACCGAGCCCGGTGGCCAGCCGATAAACAAAGGGGCGAAAACCCACCCCCTGCACACACCCGGTAATGTGCAGGCGGTAACCCGCCGGCGCTTCGCTCACCAGACCCGGCGGCCTCAGCTCTTGCGTTACATAGCCATGCAGGCGCCGGCACAAGGCCGGCAGGGCACAAGCCAGCTCATGGCTGAGCTCGAGGGTACAGGGCGTAAAACGGTGCCCGCCAATCACCATCAGATCGACAACCGGGGCCGGTGATACCAGTTGCGGCACCAGCCTCAGCAGCCCCTTGATGCCGCCGCCATGTTCAGGCCCGTCACTGCCCGCCAGCACGTCCGCCGTCACATTGCGTAAAAGATTAATGCCGCCGGCGGGCCCGGCGGTCAAAAAAGTGTCCACCAGTATCACGCGCCGGCAGTGGCGAAACAGCGGCAGCAGACTCACTCCCCCGGTGCCCCCGTCCACCAGCTCGACCCCGTCGGGCCAGGAAAAGCGCCGGCACAGCGCCAGCGCGCGCAGACCGGCGGCGTCGTCCCCCCGCAGCGGATTTCCCAGAAACACAATCCGTACTTCGGCCGTCGCCTTCATTGCCGCCCTTCTTCGATGCCTGGTCTTTCAACTATGGCTCACCCACCAAAAACGGGCGCCGCAGCGCCCGTTTTTGGTGAAGCAGGTGCATTCGTCATTCCTTGCCAAAGTGCACGTCTTCTTCCTTTTCACCGGCATGAGGATCGTGAAAACGCGTCAGGTTCATGGCGCCTTCGCTCTTGCCCACGATGCAGGTGACCACAGCGTCACCGGTAATGTTGACGGCGGTGCGGATCATGTCGAGCAGGCGGTCCACCCCGATGATCAGCGCAATGCCTTCCACCGGCAGCCCCACCTGGTTCAGCACCATGGCCAGCATCACCAGGCCCACGCCGGGCACCCCGGCGGTACCGACGGAGGCCAGGGTCGCGGTCAGGATCACCATCAGATAGTCGTTGAAGGTAAGATCGATGTTAAAGGCCTGGGCGATAAAGGCGGTGGCCACCCCCTGCATGATGGCGGTGCCGTCCATGTTGATGGTGGCGCCCAGGGGCACGGTAAAGGACGCCACCCGGTTTTCCACCCCCATGCGGCGGGTGGTGGTTTCCAGGGTGACCGGAATGGTGGCGTTGGAGGACGCGGTGGAAAAGGCAAACATCACCGCGTCTTCCATTTTCCTGAAGAACATCAGCGGATTCAGGCCGGTAAGCGCCCGGAACAGGGTGGAATAGGTCACCAGCGCATGCAGCAGCAGGGTGCCCGCCAGCACCAGGAAGTAACCGATCAGGTTGAGAATGGCGTCCAGCCCGAGCGAGGTGAACAGCTGGGCCATCAGGCAGAACACCCCGTAGGGCGCCAGGTTCATCAGCAGCGCCACCAGCTTCATGATCACTTCGTTCAGATCCACAAACAGCGCCGCAATCCGCTCTCCGGGCTTGCCCGCCAGGCTGATGGCAATGCCGAACAGCACCGCAAACACGATGATCTGCAGGGTATTGCCCTCGGCCATGGCGTGAATGGGGTTGGTGGGGAACATGTTGATGATCACCTCGGCCAGGGACGGGGCTTCCCGGGCGGCAAAGGTACTGGCGGTCACCAGATCGGCCCCTTCCCCGGGCCGAAACAACTCGCCCATTCCCAGTGCCAGGCTAATGGCCACGGCGGTGGTGAAGAGGTAGAGGATCAAGGTCTTGCCCCCCAGCCGTCCCAGGGTGGAAATGTCTTTGAGGGAGCTGGTGCCGCACACCAGTGATACGAATATCAGCGGCACCACCAGCATGTTGAGGCTGGCGATAAAAATTTTGCCGCCCACCAGGAACAGGCCATTCACCAGATAGTCCTGTACCGGGGCCACATCGGCAAACAGGCCGCGAATAACAAAGCCGGTCAGCACACCGGCTCCCATGCCCAACAGTACCCGCGTGGTCAGTGACCACTTTTTTTCGCTCGCATTCATGGCGGAATACTCCTTATTCAGGATCCCTTGCGGGGTTGCAATAAAGAGGCGCAAGGGTACCAGTACCGAGCGAGAAAAACTTAACCAAAAGCCAAAAAGTTGAAATATTCGACCAAATTAACACCGAAAATCTAACATTAAACACCAAAAAAACTGACCCTTGTCACATTAAGCTCCAGTCTCGCTTTCTTCGGCGCTGACTGCCAGCAGTTGGGCATCGCTGCGCTTGAGCACAGAATAGACCACGCCGGTGAGCAGGGCACCGGCGGCAATGGCCAGCACATACCACGTCAGTTGCTGGATGGCGTTGGGGATGAACAGCACGAAGATGCCGCCATGGGGTGCCAGCAGCTTGGCGCCAAACAGCATCGACAGGGCGCCGGTCAGTGCCCCGCCGGCCATGCAGCAGGGGATCACCCTGAGCGGATCCCGGGCCGCAAAGGGAATGGCCCCTTCGGAAATAAAACACAGCCCCAGCACGAAGGAGGCCTTGCCCGCTTCCTGCTCATTGAGGTTGAACTTGCGCCGGGCCAGGAAGGTGGCGATGCCCATGCCCAGCGCCGGCACCATGCCCGCCGCCATGGCCGCCGCCATGGGTCCATAGGTTTGCGAGGCCAGCAGCCCGACCGAGAAGGCATAGGCGGCCTTGTTGACCGGACCGCCCATGTCGAAACACATCATGGCCCCGATGATGATGCCGAGCAGCACGGCGTTGGCCGAGCCCATGTTGTTGAGGAAGTCGGTCATGGTGTTCATGATGGCCGCCACCGGCCCGCCCACCACATAAATCATCACCAGGCCGGTAAAGAGGCTGGCGAACAGCGGGATGATCAATATCGGCTTGAGCGACTCCAGGCTTTTGGGTATGGGCACCCGCCTCGCCAGCCAGTGAGCACTGTAACCGGCCAGAAAGCCGGCAATGATGCCGCCGAGAAAGCCGGCCCCCAGGGTACTGGCCAGCATGCCGCCGATCATGCCCGGGGCAATGCCCGGCCGGTCGGCAATGGAATAGGCGATGTAGCCCGCCAGCACCGGTATCATCAGAGCAAAGGCCGAGCCGCCCCCAATCTGCATCAGGGCCGCCGCCAGGGTCCCTTCCTCTTTGAAGGCCTCGATGCCAAAGACGAAGGACAGGGCGATAATCAGCCCGCCGGCCACCACCATGGGCAGCATGAAGGAGACCCCGGTCAGCAGGTGCTGGTAGGGGCCGGGCGCTTTTTTGTCCTGCCCGGGGCTTTGGGCTGCCCTGCCTTGCTGCTGCCAGACGCGGGCCTCGGCAAGCGCCGTTGCTATGGTCTGTTGCGGCTTTTTCAATGCCGGGCCGGTGCCGGTGCGATAGACCCGCTTGCCGTTAAACCGGGCCAGGTTCACCTCGATGTCGGCGGCCACGATCACACAGTCGGCCGCACGAATGTCGTCGGCGGTCAGGGGGTTCTGGGCGCCTACCGAGCCTTGCGTTTCCACCTTGATATCGTACCCCAGGCTGCGGGCGGTCTCGGTCAGGGCTTCCGCCGCCATAAAGGTGTGGGCCACCCCGGTGGGACAGGCGGTGATCGCCACCAGCCGCACCGGCTGGTCCGCAGACGGCTCGGCCTCAAGGGGCGCGGCCCGGGCCGCCGCCTGCTGCAACCAGGTCCTGGGGTCGTTCAGCGCCGGCTGCAGGTCATCCACAAAGCAGGGCTTGCCGACAAAGCGGGACAGATCCAGCTCACGGCTGCTGGCCACCACCACCAGCTCCGCCTGGTTGATCTGGGTCTGGGTAAAGGCCGTGACCGGCGCCAGCTGACTGTGGCATTCCACCGCCACCTGCCAGCCCTGCTCCTGGGCAGCCCGCTCCAGCATGCGGGCCGCCAGGTAGCTGCCGGCCATGCCGCTGGGGCAGGCGGTAATGATAAGAACCTTCATGCTAATGCTCCCGGAACATGGATGGGCTCGATATGAATGTCGCGCTGAAAGGCGGCAAAGACGGTGTGATCGTAAATACCCACGCCGATCTGCGTCACCGCCATCAGCGACAGCGCCGCCGCCCGGCGCAGGGTGTCGGGCTCATTCAGCCCGTCCAGCAGGCCGGCGCACAACCCCGCCACCAGGGAGTCGCCGGCCCCCACCGTGCTGACCACCCTGACGCTGGGTACGCGCGCGCGCCAGTGGCCATGGGGGCCAAACCAGTACACTCCCTCATCACCAGCCGAGACCACCACCTGCGTGATGCCCTGGGCCCTGAGCGCCTGAGCGCTGTCAATCAGGGCCGCCTCGCTGTCGATGGGCCGGCCCATCAGACTTTCCAGCTCGTCCCGGTTGGGCTTGATCAGGTAGGGCCGGGCGCGCACACCGGCCTTCAGCGCCGCGCCGCTGGCATCCAGCAGGACGGTTTTTCCCCGCTCCCGCCATTGCACCAGCAAGGCGTTCAGCTGCGCCGGGCTGACCCCCGGCGGCAGGCTGCCCGCCACCACCAGCACATCCAGGTCGTCGGCCAGGGCCTGGAGCCGGGCCTGCAGCCGGTGCCAGTCGTCCTCGCTCACCCGCAGCCCGGGCAGGTTGATGTCGGTGATCCGGCCATCGGCTTCGCTCACCTTGACGTTGACTCGAGTATCACCGGGCAGGCGAACAAAGTCGTCGGCAATGCCATGGCGCTCAAACAGGGCACAAAACGGAGCCTCGTTGTTCGCGCCGAGAAAACCGCTGGCGCGAGGAGAATGCCCCAGCTCCGCCAGCACCCGGGCCACGTTAATGCCTTTGCCCGCCGCGCCCAGGTGGCCGGCGCTGGCCAGGTTAACCTGGCCGGGGTGAAGCTGGGCCAGCGACACGGTCAGATCCAGCGCCGGGTTCAGGGTCAGGGTCAGTACCTTCATTGCATGTCTCCCACCAGCGCCCGCACCGCCTGCGCGTCTGATGCCGCCAGGGCTCGCTCGGCCAGCGCCCGGCACCGGGCCAGGCTGCACTCACGCACCCGGGCCTTGACCAGCGGTACCCGCTTGGGACTGACCGAGACTTCGTCCACCCCCAGCCCCAGCAACAGTGGCAGGGCCTGGAGATCCGCGCCCAGCTCACCGCACACCCCCACCCACCTTCCTTTGGCATGGGCCGCCTCCACCGTCATGGCAATCAGTTTGAGCACCGCCGGGTGCAGGCCGTCGGCCAGGGCCGCCAGCTCGCCATTGCCCCGATCCGCCGCCAGGGTGTACTGGGTCAGATCATTGGTGCCAATGCTGAAAAAGTCCGCCTCCCGGGCAAACAGCCCGGCATTCAGGGCAGCGGACGGCACCTCCACCATGATGCCCAGCTGAACATTCGCCGCCCGCACTTCGGCCTGGATTCGGTCGAACAGCTCCTTGGCAAAGCGCCACTCGGCCCAGTCCGCCACCATGGGAAACATGATGCGCAAGGGCCGGTCACCGGCGGCGGTGAGCAGGGCCCGCAGCTGGGTTTCCAGCAGTTCGGGGCGGCGCATGCACAGACGAATGCCGCGTACCCCAAGAAAAGGGTTGTCCTCTTTGGGAACCGGCCAGTAAGGCAGCGGCTTGTCGCCGCCCACGTCCAGGGTGCGCGCCACTAGGGGCCGGCCATTGAGGGCGGCAAAGACCGCCTGGTATTCGGTTTGTTGCTGCGCCAGATCCGGTGCCCGGCTGCGCCCCATAAACACAAACTCGGTACGCAACAGCCCCACCCCATCGGCGCCGGCGGCCACCGCCGCGGCGGTGTGCGCGGTATCGCCCAGATTGGCCCCCACTTCAAGCCGGTGCCCGTCTGTGGTGATCGCCGGCTGGTCACGGTGGGCCCAAGCCGCCGCGGCCCGCTGTTGCTCCTGTTGCTGCTGCGCCTTGGCCCGCGCCAGTACCTCGGGTTCAGGCGCTACGTGCAGGGTACCGGCGTCGCCGTCGAGAATGACCTCGGTACCGGCATTCAGGCTCATCACGGCCCCGCCCATGGCCACCAGTGCAGGTATGCCCAGGGCCCGGGCCAGAATGGCACTGTGGGACGACGCCCCGCCGCCGGCGGTGACCAGCCCCAGCACCCGCTCGGGGTTCAGGTTCACCACCTCGGACGGCCCCATGTCTTCCGCCACCCAGATATGGGGATGGTCGGGAGGCATGGGCAGCGGTACATCGCACAGTATGGCCATGACCCGGCGGCCGATGTCACGAATGTCGGCGGCACGCTCCGCCAGCAGGGCATTGGGGCTGGCCGCCTGCCGGGTGGCGGCGGCGTCGATTTCCGACCACCAGGCGGCGGGCGCCGAGGCGCCCTGGCGCAGCCGCTCGCCGGCGCCGTCCAGCAGCGCCGGATCGCTCAGCAGCTCCCGGTGCATGGCCAGAATGTCCCGGGCCTGGGGCTCACTGGCGGCGTCGGCCGCCTCGGCCAGTGCCTGATCGGCTCGATTCAGGGCCTGGTTCAGCCGCTCTTGCTCGGCCTGTGCATCGCAGGCGATATCGGCATAGTCAAAGCGCATCGGCACAGCCATATACACAGGTCCGATGGCAATACCGGGCGAGGCCCCCACGCCCCGCACTTCGGTGTTGGGCGCCAGTTCATGTACTTGGTGCACAACCCCGTTGTCGGCGGCTATTGGCACCGGCGCTTCCCCCAGCCCGTCATTGACGGCCGCTTCCAGCTGCGCCAGAGCTTCACTGGCATCGCCACCCTCGGCGGTAAACCGCAGCTGATGCCCGGGCCGTACGCCCAGACCAATCAGTTTCATCAGGCTTTTGGCATTGACCTCATGACCATCGCCGTCCAGGTTGCACACGCGAATGTCGGCCTTGAACTGCCTGGCAAGCTGCACCAGCATGGCCCCGGGCCGGGCGTGCAGCCCCTGAGGGTTGCGCACCGTCACCACCCGTTGGTTACTGGCCAGGCCCTGCTCGCCGGGCGCCCCGGGTCCCTGGCTCAGGGCACGCCGCAATGCATCGGCGCCGGCCAGGCCGGCCAGGTGCTCTCCCTTGCCTGCCACCAGCCAGTCGGCCAGTTGCCCCAGCAGGTGTTTATGGTCCAGGCCGTTGACCGCCAGGGCCAGCAGGGCCCGCACCGGCTGGCCGTCATGCTCAAAGCCCGGCGTGGTCACCACCGCCGCCCGGGGCTCACCGGCGGTGGCCGCCTGGCTCAGCCACCAGCCCTGGCCCAGGTGCAGGCGGTGTTGCTGCCAGGCCGCCAGTTCCTGCTCAGTGGCCTGCAACAGCTCGGCGGCGGCACGCTGCAAGGTGTCCAGATCGCCGACCTGTACCCCGGTGCGCAGGGTGTCGCTATCCCATTCCAGTGCCGAAGGCACCTCCCTCTCATCCCCCTGCAGCAACTGCAGAATGTCGTCGCTGTCCACCGCCCGGCGCACCCGCTCGGCCAGGTCGTCCCGGGACAGCGCCCGCGCCAGCCGGCGCAGCAGCGCCAGGTGTTCATCGGAGCCGGCGGCAATGCCCAGCACCAGGTAGGCCTTTTCGCCGTCCCCCCAGTCCACCCCGTCCGGCAGGTGCAGCGCCTTGACGCCGGTCTTGTTCACCAGATGGCGGCACGCCTGCGTGCCGTGAGGAATGGCAATCCCCTGCCCCAGGTAGGTGGCGGTCTGGGCTTCCCGCTCGAGCATGCCGGCACCGTAACCGGCCTGCACGTTGCCGTCCTGCTCAAGCCAGTGGGCCAGCGCGGCGATCACCGCCTGCTTGTCGGCCAGGGTCTGGCCCATTCTTACATCCTGAGGAGTCAGAGAAAGCATGACATCACCTGTTTAAAAACCGGAATATTGACAGCCTAGAGGAAATACCGGCATTTGCCTGCTGCATCATGCTGTCCTGTTTGAGCGGTCCGGACAAGGACGGGAACGTCACGGCGTGACACCGGACGGCTTCGCCGAGCCGGGAAGGTCAGGGCTGAATTTCCTGACCATCCCAGGCAAACAGCCGTCCCGACTGGGCGGGCGTGAGGCCGTCAAGTACCCTCAGCAAGTGCCGGGCCGCCTGCTCGGGTGTCTGCAATTGTCCCGGAGGCAGGCCGGCGCGAAAGGGGGCCGACAGCTGAGTGGCCACGGTGCCCGGGTGCAGCCCCACCACGCAGGCGGCGGGAAAGCGCCGGCTCCATTCCACTCCCAGGTTTTTGATGGCCATGTTGAGGGCCGCCTTGCTGATGCGGTAGCTGTACCAGCCCCCGCCGCGATTGTCACTGATGCTGCCCACCCGGGCCGAGAGCGCCGCCAGCAGCAGCGGCTGACGCCGCTCGAGGCGCGCCGACAACAGCCGTGCCAGCGCCAGGGTAGGCCAGGTATTGACCCGCATGTGCTCGAGCAGGGCGGTCTCGGTGAGCTGCTCAATGCGTTTTTCCGGCTGCCACTGCGCGCTGTGCAGCATGCCCACGGTATTGATCACCCGCTCCGGCAGGGGCAGTCCGGCGCAGACGGCCTCCAGGGCGGCTTCGTCGGTGACGTCAAGGGCATGCCAGTGCACGCCCGCCAGCCCGGGGTCTGCGCGGCTGAACAGCCTCACCTCGTCGCCCCGCTCAAGGCAGGCCGCCGCCAGCGCCCGACCAATGCCGCCGCCCCCCATGATCCAGTAACGCATACAGGCTCTCCGGTTAATAATGGTCGCTATTGAGACCGTAACAAAGAATGTTTGGTTGCAGCCGGTGGCACGTGAGACGGCAGACGTGAGGCGTGATAACTTACCGCTCTGTGCTTTGAGCCCATTCACTCAAGGGCTGATACCACTGAGTAAACAACTCGCCCTCGATGGCGGGGGCCGTTACCGTCATGCGCTCGCCCTGCCAGTCAAAGGCCAGCCGCCAGGCATGCAGGTAGCCCCGATCGGCGGCAGTGCCACCGTAGCGGGTGTCACCCAGTATGGGACAACCCAGGCTCTTCAGGGCCACCCGCAGCTGGTGGGTGCGGCCGGTATGGGGCTCCAGCACAACGCCCCTCAGGCCCGGTGCCAGCGAGGTACTGAAAAACCGGGTCACCGCCAGATGCGCCTCCCCCCGGGTCAGCTTCCAGCTGCCGTTACGGGCCTTTTCCATGCCGCCCTTCACCCAGCCCTGCTTTTTGACGGGCTTGCGATCGGTCAGCGCCAGATAGTGCTTGGTGGTGGTGCGCCCGGCAAACTGGCCACTGAGCACCCGGTTGGCCTCGGGATTGCGCGCCAGCAGCAGGACGCCCGTGGTCATCTGGTCGAGCCGGTGCACCGGGTAAAGCGGCTGGTTCAGTTGTTCACTCAGCCGCCGCACCAGGCCGGGTTCATCCCCTTGCTGGTGCATGCCGATGCCGGCGGGCTTGTTGATGACAACAAAGTCGGTATGGTCGAGCACAATGTTCATGGCAAACTCCGGCGGGTCTGATGCAATCAGTCCAATGCAAAAAGCCCGCTGCAAATGCAGCGGGCTTTTTGGTGTCTGGCGGAGGAGGTGGGATTTGAACCCACGGTGGGCTATTAACCCACGCCGGTTTTCAAGACCGGTGCATTCAACCACTCTGCCACCCCTCCTGACGGGCGCCAATACTACTGAGCCCGGTGAACCTTGTAAACCGTTAAATGCCGTCTACGGTTCAAATGAGCAAGAAACCGCCAGCCAGTTCCACACAGGCGAAACACAATGCTCGACAACCGGGTCATAATATGTCCAGAATAAGAGCAAATTCATTCGAGTCATTTTGAGTCAGATACCCAAGGAGTCTGGATCATGCGTTACAACAACACCCTTTCACGCACCCACAGCGGCGCGCTGGAAACCAACAAGGTATTGCGCAATACCTATATGCTGCTGGGCATGACCCTGGTGGTGGCCGCCCTGTCCGCCGGGGTCAGTGCCATGCTGGCCCTGCCGCACCCGGGCCTGATCATTACCCTGGTCGGTTTTTACGGTTTGATGTTCCTGACCGAGCGCAACCGCAACAGCAGCCTGGGCCTGCTGTTCATCTTCGCCTTTACCGCCTTCACCGGCTATACCATCGGCCCCATTCTGAACTACTACCTGAGCACCAGCTCCGGCACCGAAACCGTGATGCTGGCCCTGGGGGGCACCGCCCTCACCTTCCTGGCGCTGTCCGCCTATGTGCTGACCACCAAAAAGGACATGTCGTTCCTGGGCGGCATGATGATGGCCGGCTTTGTGGTGATCCTGGTGGGCTTTGTGGCCAATATCTTCCTGGCCCTGCCGGCCCTGAGCCTGGCCCTGAGCGCCCTGTTTATTCTGTTCTCGTCCGGCGCCATTCTGATGCAGACCAGCGCCATCATTCACGGCGGCGAGCAGAACTACATTTCCGCCACCGTGACCCTGTATGTGTCCATCTTCAACATCTTCCTGAGCCTGCTGCAACTGCTGGGCATGAGCCGCGACTAAACGGAAAATGCCTGACCAGGGCGGCCATAAGGCCGCCCTTTTTTATGCCGCTGCGTTCCCGTCCGGGTTCCGGTATGATGACAACACGCCCCCTGTAACGAGACACTCCATGCCCCCTGCCAGCCAGTGGCTGAGACGCATTTTCACCGACAGTCATTTTTTCTTCGCCCTCAAGGTGTTGCTGGCGATGGCCAGCCTGCTGCTGGCCGGCTGGTGGCTGGAGCAGGTGCCCGCGGCGGTCACCCTGTCCCTCGGCGCCATGGCCGGGGCCTTGAGCGAAACCGATCAACCTCCGGCCCGGCGGCTGGGCCAGTTGCTGCTGGGGCTGCTGTGTTTTTTTGCGGCCATTACCGGGGTCACCGCCCTCATCGACACTCCCTGGCTGTTTGGCCCCGTGCTGGTACTGGTGACGTTCGGGCTGATCCTGGCCGGTGCCTGGGGCCAGGCCGCCGGCAAGCTTGGCTTTGGCACCCTGCTGGTGTCCATCTACGCCATGCAGGGCCATGTGGACAGCCCCGGGTTCTGGTATCAGCCGCTGCTGCTGACCGCCGGTGCCGCCTGGTATGGCCTGCTGTCCTGGCTGGTCCTGCTGGCCTGGCCCTACAAGCCGGTGCATGAACAACTGGCCCAGTGTTATTTCGCCCTGTCCCGTTACCTGCTGGCCAAATCCCGCTTTTTCGACAGCCCCGACGAACTGCACCGGGGCCTGCGCCATGAACTGGCCCAGCTCAACATTCAGCTGGTGAACCATCTGGAGCTGAGCAAACAAATGCTTAACCGTCGTCTGCGGGGCGGGCCCGAAGATGCGGAGCTCAATCGCCTGCTGGAGCTGCATTTGCTGGTGCAGGGCATGCATGAGCGG
This window contains:
- a CDS encoding dicarboxylate/amino acid:cation symporter; the protein is MNASEKKWSLTTRVLLGMGAGVLTGFVIRGLFADVAPVQDYLVNGLFLVGGKIFIASLNMLVVPLIFVSLVCGTSSLKDISTLGRLGGKTLILYLFTTAVAISLALGMGELFRPGEGADLVTASTFAAREAPSLAEVIINMFPTNPIHAMAEGNTLQIIVFAVLFGIAISLAGKPGERIAALFVDLNEVIMKLVALLMNLAPYGVFCLMAQLFTSLGLDAILNLIGYFLVLAGTLLLHALVTYSTLFRALTGLNPLMFFRKMEDAVMFAFSTASSNATIPVTLETTTRRMGVENRVASFTVPLGATINMDGTAIMQGVATAFIAQAFNIDLTFNDYLMVILTATLASVGTAGVPGVGLVMLAMVLNQVGLPVEGIALIIGVDRLLDMIRTAVNITGDAVVTCIVGKSEGAMNLTRFHDPHAGEKEEDVHFGKE
- a CDS encoding PTS fructose-like transporter subunit IIB, which translates into the protein MKVLIITACPSGMAGSYLAARMLERAAQEQGWQVAVECHSQLAPVTAFTQTQINQAELVVVASSRELDLSRFVGKPCFVDDLQPALNDPRTWLQQAAARAAPLEAEPSADQPVRLVAITACPTGVAHTFMAAEALTETARSLGYDIKVETQGSVGAQNPLTADDIRAADCVIVAADIEVNLARFNGKRVYRTGTGPALKKPQQTIATALAEARVWQQQGRAAQSPGQDKKAPGPYQHLLTGVSFMLPMVVAGGLIIALSFVFGIEAFKEEGTLAAALMQIGGGSAFALMIPVLAGYIAYSIADRPGIAPGMIGGMLASTLGAGFLGGIIAGFLAGYSAHWLARRVPIPKSLESLKPILIIPLFASLFTGLVMIYVVGGPVAAIMNTMTDFLNNMGSANAVLLGIIIGAMMCFDMGGPVNKAAYAFSVGLLASQTYGPMAAAMAAGMVPALGMGIATFLARRKFNLNEQEAGKASFVLGLCFISEGAIPFAARDPLRVIPCCMAGGALTGALSMLFGAKLLAPHGGIFVLFIPNAIQQLTWYVLAIAAGALLTGVVYSVLKRSDAQLLAVSAEESETGA
- the pfkB gene encoding 1-phosphofructokinase; this encodes MKVLTLTLNPALDLTVSLAQLHPGQVNLASAGHLGAAGKGINVARVLAELGHSPRASGFLGANNEAPFCALFERHGIADDFVRLPGDTRVNVKVSEADGRITDINLPGLRVSEDDWHRLQARLQALADDLDVLVVAGSLPPGVSPAQLNALLVQWRERGKTVLLDASGAALKAGVRARPYLIKPNRDELESLMGRPIDSEAALIDSAQALRAQGITQVVVSAGDEGVYWFGPHGHWRARVPSVRVVSTVGAGDSLVAGLCAGLLDGLNEPDTLRRAAALSLMAVTQIGVGIYDHTVFAAFQRDIHIEPIHVPGALA
- the ptsP gene encoding phosphoenolpyruvate--protein phosphotransferase; the encoded protein is MLSLTPQDVRMGQTLADKQAVIAALAHWLEQDGNVQAGYGAGMLEREAQTATYLGQGIAIPHGTQACRHLVNKTGVKALHLPDGVDWGDGEKAYLVLGIAAGSDEHLALLRRLARALSRDDLAERVRRAVDSDDILQLLQGDEREVPSALEWDSDTLRTGVQVGDLDTLQRAAAELLQATEQELAAWQQHRLHLGQGWWLSQAATAGEPRAAVVTTPGFEHDGQPVRALLALAVNGLDHKHLLGQLADWLVAGKGEHLAGLAGADALRRALSQGPGAPGEQGLASNQRVVTVRNPQGLHARPGAMLVQLARQFKADIRVCNLDGDGHEVNAKSLMKLIGLGVRPGHQLRFTAEGGDASEALAQLEAAVNDGLGEAPVPIAADNGVVHQVHELAPNTEVRGVGASPGIAIGPVYMAVPMRFDYADIACDAQAEQERLNQALNRADQALAEAADAASEPQARDILAMHRELLSDPALLDGAGERLRQGASAPAAWWSEIDAAATRQAASPNALLAERAADIRDIGRRVMAILCDVPLPMPPDHPHIWVAEDMGPSEVVNLNPERVLGLVTAGGGASSHSAILARALGIPALVAMGGAVMSLNAGTEVILDGDAGTLHVAPEPEVLARAKAQQQQEQQRAAAAWAHRDQPAITTDGHRLEVGANLGDTAHTAAAVAAGADGVGLLRTEFVFMGRSRAPDLAQQQTEYQAVFAALNGRPLVARTLDVGGDKPLPYWPVPKEDNPFLGVRGIRLCMRRPELLETQLRALLTAAGDRPLRIMFPMVADWAEWRFAKELFDRIQAEVRAANVQLGIMVEVPSAALNAGLFAREADFFSIGTNDLTQYTLAADRGNGELAALADGLHPAVLKLIAMTVEAAHAKGRWVGVCGELGADLQALPLLLGLGVDEVSVSPKRVPLVKARVRECSLARCRALAERALAASDAQAVRALVGDMQ
- a CDS encoding SDR family oxidoreductase, with amino-acid sequence MRYWIMGGGGIGRALAAACLERGDEVRLFSRADPGLAGVHWHALDVTDEAALEAVCAGLPLPERVINTVGMLHSAQWQPEKRIEQLTETALLEHMRVNTWPTLALARLLSARLERRQPLLLAALSARVGSISDNRGGGWYSYRISKAALNMAIKNLGVEWSRRFPAACVVGLHPGTVATQLSAPFRAGLPPGQLQTPEQAARHLLRVLDGLTPAQSGRLFAWDGQEIQP
- a CDS encoding TIGR01621 family pseudouridine synthase, giving the protein MNIVLDHTDFVVINKPAGIGMHQQGDEPGLVRRLSEQLNQPLYPVHRLDQMTTGVLLLARNPEANRVLSGQFAGRTTTKHYLALTDRKPVKKQGWVKGGMEKARNGSWKLTRGEAHLAVTRFFSTSLAPGLRGVVLEPHTGRTHQLRVALKSLGCPILGDTRYGGTAADRGYLHAWRLAFDWQGERMTVTAPAIEGELFTQWYQPLSEWAQSTER
- a CDS encoding Bax inhibitor-1/YccA family protein — encoded protein: MRYNNTLSRTHSGALETNKVLRNTYMLLGMTLVVAALSAGVSAMLALPHPGLIITLVGFYGLMFLTERNRNSSLGLLFIFAFTAFTGYTIGPILNYYLSTSSGTETVMLALGGTALTFLALSAYVLTTKKDMSFLGGMMMAGFVVILVGFVANIFLALPALSLALSALFILFSSGAILMQTSAIIHGGEQNYISATVTLYVSIFNIFLSLLQLLGMSRD